TAGACACTACTCAAGAGCAACTAGGTGAAGCCAAAGCAGTTCTCAACCGGATTAATTCCACAGCTAGCCGACAACTAGCCGAAGCAAAAGTAGCGCTCAAGCGGATTAACGCCACTGGTAACAAGCAAGTCAACGAAGCCCAAGCCACACTTACCAGCATTGAAGAAGTCCGACCGGTAGATGTGCAAGCCGCCCAGACAGAAGTTGAAAATGCGATCGCCACACTCAAACACGCCCAAACCGAGTTAGTAGGAGCTGACATCAAATCACCAATGACGGGTCAAATCATCAAAATTCATACACGAGTCGGAGAAAAAATTAGTAGTAGCGGTATTGCAGACTTAGGTCAAACCGAGCAAATGATAGCGGTAGCAGAAGTTTATCAAACCGATATTAATAAAGTAAAACTGGGACAAAAAGCAGTAGTTACCAGTCAAGCCTTTCCTGGCGAACTGCGAGGAACTGTATCCCAAATAGGCTTACAGGTAAACCGACAAAACGTATTTAGCAACGAACCAGGAGAGAACCTTGACCGCCGAGTGATTGAAGTCAAAATTCGTCTTAATCCTGAAGATAGTAAAAAAGTTGCAGGTTTAACTAACTTGCAAGTGCAAACAGCAATTGAATTGTAAAGTCGTTGTTGTGAATATTCAGTATAAAATCAGGAAATTTTATCATGCTGAAAGTTCTATATTTTCTACTTTGCATCCTGGGAACAATTTTACCTTACTCACAGTTTTTGCCATTTTTCCTAGAGTCTGGTCTTGATATTCAGCTTTTTTTTGAGCAGCTATTTGCTAATAAAATTTCTGGTTTTTTCGGCATGGATGTGATTGTCTCATCCATAACTCTTGGGGTGTTTGTATTCTGGGAAGGCACACGCCTAAAAATGCAAAATCTCTGGGTTTATATTGCTTCTAATCTTTTGGTTGGGGTTTCCCTTGGCCTGCCCTTATTTCTATTAATGCGACAGTATCAACTTGAACAACAGACTGACACTGTGAGATTTTAACCTACTTTGATATTAAGGCTGTTGGAAGATGTTTTCTAAACCATTCCGCAAAACGCCGCTAGCATGGCGGCAGCTAATGAAAGAAAAAACCCGCCTAGTAGTTGCAGTTGCGGGGATAGCCTTTGCAGATATGCTGATGTTTATTCAACTGGGGTTTGAAAGTGCGCTGTTTGATGCGTCTGTG
This region of Nostoc sp. UHCC 0302 genomic DNA includes:
- a CDS encoding DUF2834 domain-containing protein, coding for MLKVLYFLLCILGTILPYSQFLPFFLESGLDIQLFFEQLFANKISGFFGMDVIVSSITLGVFVFWEGTRLKMQNLWVYIASNLLVGVSLGLPLFLLMRQYQLEQQTDTVRF